The following nucleotide sequence is from Leishmania mexicana MHOM/GT/2001/U1103 complete genome, chromosome 24.
GGTCAACATCGCCATTGCCAACGACggcagcacgccgctgcaCATTGCTGTAGAGCATGCAGACTCGGAGTGCGTCCGCCTactgtgcagctgcggcgccgacgctAGCGCCAAGAACGAGGAGGGCAAGACGCCGCTGGAGTTGGCGAAGGCCGCCAACAAGACTAATGCTGTCAAGGAACTCGAGAAGGCGCAGGTACCGCAGGAAAAGCGTGCTGATGAGGCGGCGCGGTTCAAGAACCAGGGCAACAAGGTGTTCCAGCAGGGCGAGAACGTCAAGGCTGCGAAGTTCTACACCCTCTCCATTCACCTCGACCCCACCAACCACGTCTACTACAGCAACCGCGCCGCCTGCTACTTCAACCAGCACTTCTACACGGGAGCTTACTGGGATGCTCTGCGCTGTATTGCACTCGACCCGTCGTGGCCGAAGGGCTACCTGCGCAAAGCCGCCACTGAGCTTGCGCTGAAGAAGTACAGTGACGCACTCACCACCGCCTCACAGGGCCTGAAACTCGACCCCACGAACAAGGACCTCCAGCAAGTGAAGGACGAGGCGTTCAAGATGCTGAAAAGGTGATCAAAGGAGCAGTTTCTCGAAAGGAAAAGAACGCTCAGGCTgctctccgcccctctccctgtaAGCGACGGCGAAGAGAAGGGGTAGGAGCGAGGAAGGACTTGCCTAGCGTTGTGGAGATAAGCCGCCGTCAGCGCAGTTTTTGtagggcggtggtggtgcagggtGCACGTGGGATTTGAGATTGGAATGTTGCGGGTGTCTGTCagggtctctctctcgttgcaGGTGTGAATGCGTGGGTGTTTGCTAACGTACTTCTTGGCGGATGTGAAGGGTGCCGTCACGTCGCTGAGGGCAACGGAATGCGAAGCAGAAGTACAGAGAGTAGATCAGCCCCGACCTCTTTTTCGCTGCGGGAGGGCACATGGGTGCGCTTAATCGGCTTCACGGTCACCGCTGCTTTCTGCGTGTCCGCGAGTAGACGCGACGTATCTTGTGTTCACACCCATTTCCTTTGTGTAGCTCTATTTTTGATCTTTAGTAACGCCCCTACGAGAAAACGAGGCCTCTCAAGGCGCGGAGCAGGTAGCGCCATTGGTCTTGCATCTCCTGTAACGACTTCTCTCCTTCGTGTGGCACTTGAGCTGCCCTCTACCGCCATGTGGAAAATGCACTTGCGCAAGTGGTGGTGTGATGCACCTGCAAGCCCAGGCCTGTGTTGCGGCGGCTCCTGCTGCATCGAACCGTTTCCTTGACGTCTGACTCTAcaccctcctcttcttctccgctgTTACCTCGCGTCGTGTGCCTGTGCATCAGCTGCCCCACTCCTCCGCCTTGCACGATTGCACTCTTGCCGCTTCTCTGTTCAGCGCTGTTTCCCCATTGCAGGCAAGCACGCAGCCAGACCACTCGTGCCTGGTACAAAACTTTAGTCTCCGACCCTCTTCGTGTCGCATTTCTCCCTCAACACCCCCCCATCAGAAGTTCAAGATGTCCGTCGTTGGCACTCTTAGCACCTACATGGCCGTGACCGACTCACGCGACAAGATGATCAAGGGCGCCGGGTGCTTCTTCAAGATGTTGGCCGCCCTTTACGGCAACCCCAACTTCATGAAGACAGGCGCGGCCATGTCCGATGCGCGCTGCTGGATACGCATGCTGTCGTGGCTCAGTAACGTGCAGAAGATCAGTGACGCGATGGAGAAGCGCATCGTACAGCCCCGCGACGTTCTGTTTGTGCTGCGGGTGCTATTTGACGGCATATTCAGCCTCCTCGACAACATCGTCTTCGCCGGGCGTTTCTTCAACCCGAATTCTCCAAGCCTGTCACAGATGTCGTATGTCTCGCGCGCGTCCCTCTTCTACGGCTATGCCGTGGCTGTGGTGCTCGACATGTATGACCTCATGCGGGATCCGAAAATGCCGAAGCGCGGTGACCGCTGCCTGGTGCTGACGCGCAACGCCTGCGATATGGTTTCAGCCATCGGCAATGTGTGCCCTGTGGACATCGGCGCGGCCAATGTCGCTGGACTGGGTCTCATCAGCGCCATTATCGCGACCCGTGAACAGCTCCTGGCGGCAGCCACCAAATCTGACGGCAATACCATCGGCGCTATCCCAGCAaatgcggctgcgcagcagccgaagAAGTGAGGGCTCTCTTAGCCTCAACGCATGCCCGGCGTTAGGGTGTGCTCGGCTGCTTTTCTTTTGAGTTTCTTTTCTGACCATCCGTAGGCTTCGTTCTGAGCACCAGTGCTGGGTGCACTTTGTCACTGCGCTTCCCCCCCCGTCTCTTACAACCCTGACGCTTTTTTATTTACTTGTTTTGCTCTTTGTT
It contains:
- a CDS encoding glycosomal membrane like protein encodes the protein MSVVGTLSTYMAVTDSRDKMIKGAGCFFKMLAALYGNPNFMKTGAAMSDARCWIRMLSWLSNVQKISDAMEKRIVQPRDVLFVLRVLFDGIFSLLDNIVFAGRFFNPNSPSLSQMSYVSRASLFYGYAVAVVLDMYDLMRDPKMPKRGDRCLVLTRNACDMVSAIGNVCPVDIGAANVAGLGLISAIIATREQLLAAATKSDGNTIGAIPANAAAQQPKK